In Sphingopyxis macrogoltabida, the sequence TAGTTCCAGTCGCTGCCGAACAGGTCGTAGTTCGAGTAGCGAACCGCGCCATCGAGAGTAAGCGACTGGAAGAAGGGTGTGTCGGCCAGAACGGGCACCGACAGTTCGAGATAGGCTTCCTTCGCCGTGCTCGTTCCGGAGATCGGATCCTGCTGGTTCGTGTTCGCGATACCAAGCACCGTCAGCGGGTCCGGATCGCGCCAACCCTTTTCCTTACGATAGACGACACCGGCCGCGAAGGAGACGGGTCCCGCGGGCAGCTTGAAGAGATCGCCGTTGATATCGGCCGTCACCGTCGCGAGCTCATTGCCACCGCGGTCGCGCGACGTGAACAGGATATAGTCGAGCACTTCGGGGGTCAGGTCGCCGAAACCCAGATAGTCGGCGCAGGGGATCGAAGCCCCCGCCGCGAGGCTGCACTTGGTCGTATCGAGGGAATTCGCCACTCGCTCAAGATTGGCGATGTTGGTGGAGCCGTCGACCGCGGTGTTGCGGCCGAACGCGCCGGCGATTTCCCATCCCCAATTGTTCGAGAGCTTGCCGCGGAGGCCGAAAGTGCCCTGCCAGGTGTCGGTTTCCTGGAAGAATTGGCGCGGGCCGGGCTCGGCGAGGCGGCGCTGGACGAGGACGATATTCTGCCCCGTCGGATTGGTGGGATTGCTCGCCGCGATCGAGAGGTTACGAAGCGTTCCGGGCGTCGCGATCTGGTTCGACTTGCGGAAGGTGTAAAGGAATTCGCCGAACGCCTCGATATTGTCGGTCAAATCATAGTCGGCGAAGAAGGCCGTGCTGACGCGCTCGACGGGACTAACCGCGTTGAGGAACGGGTTCGAGTTGAAATTGTGCTTCGCCGCGCTGTACGGCTCGAAGAAATTGCCGTTGCCGCCCAGCACCTGATTGAAGTTGATCTGCTGGCCGTTCGGCAGCACCGCGCGGCCGCCGATCGTCGAGGCGCTGTTGACGCAGCTCAGCATGCCGGGCGTGGTTTCCGCCAGCGAGCAGGGCGCGCGGCTCGCCATGTTGACCGCCTTGGTCTTCTGATAGGTGACGGCCGCCATGAAGCCGCCGCGATCATTGCGGACGCCCCAGAGGAGGTCGGCGGTAAAGTCCGACCCGTCGCCCTTTTCGGTGATGCCCTGACGCACGCTGAGGCCAAGACCTTCATAGTCGGTGCGGGTCACGAGGTTGACGACGCCCGCCATCGCGTCGGCACCGTAGATTGCCGAGGCGCCGTCCTTGAGCACATCGGTGCGTGCGAGCGCCGCGACGGGAATCATGTTGAGGTCGGGCGAGGAGTTCGCCCCGGTGCCGCCCGCGACGAGGCGGCGGCCGTTGAGCAGGACGAGGGTGCGCTTGATGCCGAGACCGCGCAGGTTCACCTGCGCCGTGCCATATCCATTGTTCGCCCAATAGGCCGAAGTCTGGTTGCCCGCGAAGCCGGCGTTGGCGGGCAAGCGCTGCAGCACCGTCTCGATATTGACGACACCGGTATTTTCGATCTGCTCGGCCGACACGACCGTTGCCGGACCAACCCCCGCCAGATCCTGCCGGCGGATGCGCGAGCCGGTTACGACGATGTCCGAGCCGTTCGGGGCATCCTCGGCGGCGGGCGGCTGCGCCGGAGCGTCGCTCTGCGCAAAAGCCGGCGTCGCAAAGGTAGCGACCACTGCGGCGCTGGCGAGCAAAAATGTCTTGGTCATAGCGAAACCCCCTGATGGTTGGCTGATTCCCCTCAGAGAGCATCAAATGTATATACAGGTCAATAGGAATTTCTTGAATTATCTCAATTAGTTATACAAGAAAATGGGGGCGCAAGACACGCATTAAATACGCATGCCAAAGCGTTACCCCTCATCGATTTTGAAATTTTTTTCCAGGCCTGAGCCTTTTCGCGCAAGGAGCCACCTGCCCCTTCCTTCACCTTACTTATGAAATGACAGGATAAGTAGGCCGGCGCAACGCGGTGCGGCTGGCACGGGGCCGCCTAATGCGACAGTATCTGTTCCAGGAACGTCCGCGCACGTTCACTTTTCGGAGCGGCAAAAAAATCGACAGGCTTTGCATCCTCGATGATCTGCCCCTGGTCCATGAACAATATTCGGTCGGCCGCCTCGCGCGCGAATCCCATCTCGTGCGTCACGCACACCATCGTCCGCCCCTCGCCAGCAAGGGCGGTCATGACGTCGAGCACTTCCTTGATCATCTCGGGATCGAGCGCCGATGTCGGCTCGTCGAAGAGAAGAATCCGGGGTTCCATCGCCAGCGCGCGCGCGATGGCTGCCCGCTGCTGCTGCCCGCCCGAAAGCTGCCCCGGATATTTGTTCGCCTGATCCGCAATCCTCACTTTTTCGAGATAGGACATAGCCCGCGCCTCGGCCTCCGGAAGGGCGACGCCGCCGACAAGGACGGGCGCGAGGGTACAATTTTCGAGCACCGTCTTGTGCGGAAACAGATTGAACTGCTGAAAGACCATGCCGACCGAGCGAAGCGCCGCGGCGGCGTCGCGCGAGGCGTCCGTCACCTTGGTGCCCTCGATCAGGACCGCGCCGGAATCGGGCACTTCGAGCATGTTCATGCAGCGGATGAGCGTCGACTTGCCCGAGCCTGAAGGTCCGCAAACGACAACCCGCTCGCGCGGCGCAACTTCGAGGTCGATTGTGCGGAGCGCGTGATAGGGGCCGTAATATTTCTCGACTTGCCGAAGGCTGACAGCCGCTGGAGACGAAGCATCCGTCATGATGTCTTCCGTCCGCCGCGCATGGCCCGCACCCGCCCGAAGGCCGCATCGAGGTCGACGATCAAATCCTGCGGCGCCTCGAGCCCCGCGTGAATGCGGATCAGCGCGCCGTCGGCCTCG encodes:
- a CDS encoding TonB-dependent receptor domain-containing protein — protein: MTKTFLLASAAVVATFATPAFAQSDAPAQPPAAEDAPNGSDIVVTGSRIRRQDLAGVGPATVVSAEQIENTGVVNIETVLQRLPANAGFAGNQTSAYWANNGYGTAQVNLRGLGIKRTLVLLNGRRLVAGGTGANSSPDLNMIPVAALARTDVLKDGASAIYGADAMAGVVNLVTRTDYEGLGLSVRQGITEKGDGSDFTADLLWGVRNDRGGFMAAVTYQKTKAVNMASRAPCSLAETTPGMLSCVNSASTIGGRAVLPNGQQINFNQVLGGNGNFFEPYSAAKHNFNSNPFLNAVSPVERVSTAFFADYDLTDNIEAFGEFLYTFRKSNQIATPGTLRNLSIAASNPTNPTGQNIVLVQRRLAEPGPRQFFQETDTWQGTFGLRGKLSNNWGWEIAGAFGRNTAVDGSTNIANLERVANSLDTTKCSLAAGASIPCADYLGFGDLTPEVLDYILFTSRDRGGNELATVTADINGDLFKLPAGPVSFAAGVVYRKEKGWRDPDPLTVLGIANTNQQDPISGTSTAKEAYLELSVPVLADTPFFQSLTLDGAVRYSNYDLFGSDWNYKGSVDWVINDSFRLRGTYGTGFRIPNVPELFGGVSEGNLTTTDPCSRYATSGNATLIANCQASGVPANYVQLGTTILTTVGGNENLKPESSTTWTVGTVISPKGLVPGLSLTADWFDIKIKDAIRAIPGSTKLGICYASQNLSHPFCEDFTRSPLTGEVTFLSAQPINTGREEMNGLDLGLVYNNDIGSMNVSLDVNVTYLNKYVVLPFPGGAPIDFDGFIGGGNGGYPKWRGYGVLTAEKDGVSATWSTQWIGKATDFNAAPGEIGYSTPNVFYHNLQVAFEIDEKTRFQVGVDNLFDRKAPYIQSFTDANTDTMTYDLLGRRFYVGFRTAF
- a CDS encoding amino acid ABC transporter ATP-binding protein translates to MTDASSPAAVSLRQVEKYYGPYHALRTIDLEVAPRERVVVCGPSGSGKSTLIRCMNMLEVPDSGAVLIEGTKVTDASRDAAAALRSVGMVFQQFNLFPHKTVLENCTLAPVLVGGVALPEAEARAMSYLEKVRIADQANKYPGQLSGGQQQRAAIARALAMEPRILLFDEPTSALDPEMIKEVLDVMTALAGEGRTMVCVTHEMGFAREAADRILFMDQGQIIEDAKPVDFFAAPKSERARTFLEQILSH